One Benincasa hispida cultivar B227 chromosome 5, ASM972705v1, whole genome shotgun sequence genomic window carries:
- the LOC120077901 gene encoding LOW QUALITY PROTEIN: scopoletin glucosyltransferase-like (The sequence of the model RefSeq protein was modified relative to this genomic sequence to represent the inferred CDS: inserted 1 base in 1 codon; deleted 3 bases in 2 codons; substituted 1 base at 1 genomic stop codon): MGREGRQFHIFMFPFMAQGHMIPIVDMAKLFASRGIKITIVTTPLNSISISKSLHNSNSLIQLLILKFPSAEAGLPDSCENVDSIPSMDLLPKFFQAVSLLQAPFEEALQKNRPDCLVSDMFFPWTNDVADRIGIPRLIFHGTSCFSLCASEFMRLHEPYKNVSSDTEPFPIPYLPGDIKLTKMKLPVFVRENVETEFTKLFTKVKESESHCYGVVVNSFYELEAEYVDCYRDVLGRKAWPIGPLSLCNNXYSRKLSRREKSAIDENECLKWLDSQKPNSVVYVCFGSLAKFNSAQLKEIATGLEXSGKNFIWVVRKKGEEEEDEKDWLSEGYEQRMEGTGLIIRGWAPQVLILDHPSVGGFVTHCGWNSTLEGVAAGVPMVTWPVGAEQFYNEKLVTEVLKTGVGVGVQKWEPGVGDLIGSEAVEKAIRRIMEEEEGEEMRNRATELAKKAKRAVGKDGSSYSNLDALIEELKLLAF; encoded by the exons ATGGGCCGCGAAGGCCGACAGTTCCATATCTTCATGTTCCCATTCATGGCTCAGGGCCACATGATTCCCATCGTCGACATGGCCAAACTCTTTGCTTCTCGCGGCATCAAGATCACCATCGTCACTACCCCTctcaattccatctccatctccaAATCACTTCACAATTCCAATTCACTGATCCAGCTTCTCATCCTCAAATTCCCTTCTGCGGAAGCGGGCCTACCAGATTCTTGTGAAAATGTCGACTCCATTCCATCCATGGATTTACTCCCAAAATTCTTCCAAGCAGTGAGCTTGCTTCAAGCCCCTTTTGAGGAGGCTCTTCAGAAGAATCGCCCCGATTGCCTCGTCTCCGATATGTTCTTCCCTTGGACCAACGATGTTGCCGACAGAATTGGGATTCCCAGACTCATTTTCCATGGCACAAGTTGTTTCTCTCTATGTGCTTCCGAGTTCATGAGACTTCACGAGCCGTACAAGAATGTTTCTTCAGATACAGAGCCTTTTCCCATTCCTTATCTCCCCGGAGATATTAAGCTAACCAAAATGAAACTCCCCGTATTCGTTCGGGAGAATGTCGAGACCGAGTTCACCAAACTTTTCACCAAAGTTAAAGAGTCGGAATCGCACTGCTACGGAGTTGTTGTGAACAGTTTTTACGAGCTGGAAGCAGAGTATGTAGATTGTTATAGAGATGTCTTGGGAAGAAAGGCGTGGCCAATTGGTCCACTTTCATTATGCAACAATTGATACTCAAGAAAACTAAGCAGAAGGGAGAAATCCGCCATTGATGAA AATGAGTGCTTGAAATGGCTCGATTCCCAGAAACCCAATTCGGTAGTGTATGTCTGTTTTGGAAGTTTGGCCAAGTTCAACTCTGCTCAGTTGAAGGAGATTGCAACTGGGCTGG CTTCCGGGAAAAATTTCATCTGGGTTGTCAGAAag aaaggggaagaagaggaagatgaaaAAGATTGGCTATCAGAAGGGTACGAACAGAGGATGGAAGGAACAGGGCTGATCATTAGAGGATGGGCACCGCAGGTTTTGATATTGGATCATCCTTCGGTGGGCGGTTTTGTGACACACTGCGGGTGGAATTCGACGCTGGAAGGAGTGGCAGCCGGGGTTCCGATGGTGACGTGGCCGGTGGGGGCGGAGCAGTTTTACAACGAGAAACTGGTGACGGAGGTGCTGAAAACCGGAGTTGGAGTCGGGGTTCAGAAATGGGAGCCTGGTGTGGGAGATCTCATCGGAAGTGAAGctgtggagaaagcgattaggAGAAtaatggaggaagaagaaggagaagagatGAGAAACAGAGCAACAGAACTTGCAAAGAAGGCGAAGAGGGCAGTTGGGAAAGACGGATCTTCATATTCAAATTTGGATGCTttaattgaagagttgaaaTTGTTGGCATTTTAG